One segment of Pseudomonadota bacterium DNA contains the following:
- the pyrB gene encoding aspartate carbamoyltransferase — MCRERRVACAHKAIPCRKRRDACESTGATNRGGVGVAVSVDAALSGRSLVSIVDLDRAQIEQVLDVAESLGDSRTDDLKGMQVALLFYEPSTRTRNSFLTAVHQLGGTAAGFDTAEGTSVKKGETLHDTIKMFEAYCDAIVLRHPRDGAARWAADVSRVPVINAGDGKNQHPTQTLLDLYAIRKTQGRLDRLEVALTGDLKFGRTVHSLADALAMVEGTVLHLAAPEGLAFPAQQVRQLRERGVEVHEHHRLEEVVNHVDILYVTRIQRERMPDESEYEKVRGTYRVTASLLEKARPNMRVLHPLPRVDEIDTDVDATPHAWYFEQAAGGVPVRKALLRLIAAGRGA, encoded by the coding sequence ATGTGCAGAGAGCGACGCGTTGCGTGCGCACACAAAGCGATCCCCTGCAGGAAGCGCCGTGACGCGTGCGAATCAACGGGCGCAACAAACCGTGGAGGCGTTGGCGTGGCAGTGAGCGTTGACGCGGCCCTGAGTGGCCGCAGCCTGGTGTCGATCGTTGATCTCGATCGCGCCCAGATCGAGCAGGTGCTCGACGTGGCCGAGTCGCTGGGCGACAGTCGCACCGACGACCTGAAGGGCATGCAGGTGGCGCTGCTCTTCTACGAGCCGAGCACCCGAACACGCAACAGCTTCCTCACCGCCGTGCATCAGCTCGGTGGAACGGCCGCTGGCTTCGACACGGCCGAGGGCACGTCGGTGAAGAAGGGCGAGACCCTTCACGACACCATCAAGATGTTCGAGGCCTACTGCGACGCCATCGTGCTTCGCCATCCACGCGACGGCGCCGCGCGCTGGGCGGCCGACGTGAGCCGGGTGCCGGTCATCAACGCGGGCGACGGCAAGAACCAGCACCCCACGCAGACCCTGCTCGATCTGTACGCCATCCGCAAGACCCAGGGGCGTCTCGACCGTCTCGAAGTGGCGCTCACGGGCGATCTCAAGTTCGGGCGCACGGTGCACTCGCTGGCCGACGCCCTGGCCATGGTCGAGGGCACGGTGCTGCACCTGGCTGCGCCGGAGGGGCTGGCGTTTCCCGCCCAGCAGGTGCGCCAGCTGCGCGAGCGTGGCGTCGAGGTGCATGAGCATCACCGTCTTGAAGAAGTGGTGAACCACGTCGACATCCTTTACGTTACGCGCATCCAGCGCGAGCGCATGCCCGACGAGAGCGAGTACGAGAAGGTGCGGGGCACCTACCGCGTCACCGCGTCGCTGCTCGAGAAGGCGCGCCCGAACATGCGGGTGCTTCACCCGCTGCCGCGGGTCGACGAGATCGATACCGACGTCGACGCCACGCCGCACGCCTGGTACTTCGAGCAAGCGGCCGGCGGCGTGCCGGTACGCAAGGCGCTGCTGCGTCTCATTGCGGCGGGGAGGGGCGCATGA
- a CDS encoding PAS domain-containing protein, translated as MAKTLTMIRGAASAVPPQNRWRSLEIAALRWRRVVDLAPCAILMIDGDGRIDWANQSALHLFECAPVVLAGTSLFDYVACGLLADLLDRRVSSAGRVICPATVRSARGRTAAVELIVEAALDEQGASYLVTIDDSSDRTRLQREVLDSAERERRRIGRDLHDCLGQQLVGVGLLVRNLIGRLREQAVDEALVQLADRAAEIVGEMVGQTRDLARGLYPVELETKGLVQALQALVTQTADLGGIRVELRVQLSRLIDIDMERASHLYRIAQEALSNAVRHAKAQSILVWLHSDADRIELSVIDDGRGLAPFIERGDGLGFRLMAERASIIGALLTIESEGEGGTRVRCTLSAG; from the coding sequence ATGGCCAAGACCTTGACAATGATTCGGGGCGCCGCGAGCGCCGTGCCCCCCCAGAACCGCTGGCGCAGCCTCGAGATCGCCGCCCTGCGCTGGCGCCGCGTCGTCGATCTTGCGCCGTGCGCCATCTTGATGATCGATGGCGACGGTCGCATCGACTGGGCCAACCAGAGCGCCCTCCATCTCTTCGAATGCGCGCCGGTCGTGCTTGCCGGCACGTCGCTGTTCGACTACGTCGCGTGCGGCCTGCTTGCCGATCTCCTCGATCGACGGGTCTCATCGGCGGGTCGCGTCATCTGTCCGGCCACCGTGCGCAGCGCGCGTGGACGTACCGCCGCGGTCGAGCTCATCGTCGAGGCGGCCCTTGACGAGCAAGGGGCATCGTACCTGGTCACCATCGACGATTCGAGCGATCGGACGCGCCTGCAGCGTGAGGTGCTCGACAGCGCCGAGCGCGAGCGCCGTCGCATCGGTCGCGATCTGCATGACTGCCTCGGCCAGCAGCTGGTGGGCGTGGGCCTTCTCGTGCGCAACCTGATCGGGCGGCTGCGTGAGCAGGCGGTCGACGAAGCGCTTGTGCAGCTTGCCGACAGAGCCGCGGAGATCGTCGGCGAGATGGTGGGCCAGACGCGCGATCTCGCGCGCGGCCTCTACCCGGTCGAGCTCGAGACGAAGGGGTTGGTGCAGGCCCTGCAGGCGCTGGTCACCCAGACCGCTGATCTCGGAGGGATTCGGGTTGAGCTGCGGGTTCAGCTGTCGCGTCTCATCGACATCGACATGGAGCGTGCTTCGCATCTCTATCGCATCGCCCAGGAGGCCCTCAGCAATGCGGTGCGCCATGCCAAGGCGCAGAGCATTCTCGTCTGGCTCCACAGCGACGCAGACCGCATCGAGCTCTCGGTCATCGACGACGGCCGAGGGCTTGCGCCCTTCATCGAGCGAGGAGATGGCCTCGGCTTTCGCCTCATGGCCGAGCGGGCATCGATCATCGGCGCCCTGCTCACCATCGAGTCGGAAGGCGAGGGAGGCACCCGCGTGCGCTGCACGCTCTCGGCGGGGTGA